A window of Methylomonas sp. 11b genomic DNA:
GCAACATTAACGCCTCTGTATGTTTGGCTGATTGTCGGCGATGTCAATTTGACCACTACCTTCACCATTATTTCTCTGATTTTGCTGTGGCGGCATAAGAGTAATATTCAGCGGCTACTGGCTGGGCAAGAGTCTTGATCAAAGGCTGATTAGCTGCTCCATCGGCCAGCGCGGCCGGGCAAAGATTTCCAGATTTTGGGTTTGCCCCGCCATTAATCTTTGGCATCCCGCATAGGCAATCATCGCGCCGTTATCGGTGCAAAATTCCGGACGGGGAAAGCGTATTTCTGCTCCTTCTTTTACGGCCATCTGTTGTAATTGTTTCCGGATTTCGTGGTTGGCGCTCACGCCGCCAGCCACTACCAGTGTTTTCAACTGCGTCTGTTGTAAAGCCCTTTTGCATTTGATGCTTAATGTTTCCGCAACGGCTTGTTGAAATGCGAAAGCGATATCCGCTTTGTCCTGCTCGGTTTGCTCGGTGGCATGCAGGGCGTTCATTGTGAAGGTTTTCAGGCCACTAAAACTAAATTCCAATCCTGGTCTGTCGGTCATTGGTCTTGGGAATTTAAAGCGGTTTTGGCCGCTGCGCGCTAACTCAGCCAATTTGGGGCCGCCCGGATAGTCCAGGCCTAAGAGCTTTGCGGTTTTGTCGAAAGCTTCGCCCGCGGCATCGTCCAGTGATTCGCCAAGTAAGCGGTATTTGCCAATCGCGCGGACTTCGATAAGCAGGGTATGGCCGCCTGAAATGAGTAATGCGACGAACGGGTAGGCGGGCGGATTATCCTCCAGCATCGGTGCTAATAAATGGCCTTCCATATGATGCACGGCAATAGCAGGTATTTGCCAGGTCCAGGCTAAGCTTTGAGCTGTGGCGGCGCCGACTAGTAGCGATCCCATTAAGCCGGGGCCGGCGGTATAGGCAATGCCTTCAATGTCTTTGGCGGTTAATTTGGCTTCTTTTAATAGCGTTTTGATCAGCGGAACCAATTTGCGGATATGGTCTCTTGAGGCTAGCTCAGGAACGACGCCGCCATACTCGGCATGCGTGGCAATTTGGCTGTATAAGGTGTGGGCAATTAAGCCCTTGCTAGCATGGTACACGGCGACTGCCGTTTCGTCGCAAGAGCTTTCTATGCCTAAAACGTACATTAGTTTTTGAATAAAAGAATTTTATGAGTATAATCGGCCGTTTTCGGCGGGCTTGCTATCGCCGATAGCGTCAAAAGATACTAACATAAATCGGATTATTGATAATGCCATCAGTTAAAGTTAAAGAAAACGAACATTTTGACATCGCGATTCGTCGCTTTAAACGTGCGTGCGAAAAAGCCGGTGTTTTGGCTGAAGTACGTCGTCGCGAGTTTTATGAAAAGCCAACCACCGAGCGTAAGCGCAAAGGTGCTGCGGCAGTTAAACGTCATTTGAAAAAGCTGGCACGCGAGCGTTATGCGTTGAAAAACTTACGTCGCGGTCGTCCGCAAATTTAAGGAAGACAATGGATGCGTTAAAAAAACGTATCACGGACGATATGAAAGCCGCGATGAAAAGCGGCGAAAAAGCTAGGTTGGGCGTGATCCGCATGATTTTGGCTGCCATCAAGCAAGTTGAAGTCGACGAGCGTATCGAGCTAAGTGATGAGAGAATCATACTGGTGCTCGACAAAATGCTGAAGCAGCGGCGCGAGTCCATCAAGCAATTCCGAGATGCCAGTCGCAACGATCTGGCGGAAATCGAGGAGGCTGAAGTGTTGGTTATTCAGGATTTTCTCCCGCAACCGCTTAGCGATGCTGAAATCGATGGCATGGTCGCCGATGCTATAGCTGAAGTGGGCGCTACATCGGTAAAAGACATGGGTGGTGTGATGGCTTTGCTTAAGCCGCAAATGCAAGGTAGAGCTGACATGGCGAATGTCAGTGCGAGAATTAAGGCCTGTTTTATCGCTTAATATCTTGTCGGTAACATGTCCGGCAGGATACCTCGTCAGTTTATAGATGATCTTTTGGTGCGGGTCGATATTGTCGATCTAATCGATTCGCGCGTCCCCCTTAAAAAATCCGGCAGCAATTTTATGGCGCGCTGCCCATTCCACACGGAAAAAACTCCAAGCTTTTCAGTCAATCGCGGTCGGCAGATTTATCACTGTTTCGGTTGCGGCGCCGGCGGTAACGCGATCAGCTTTTTGATGGAATTTAATCATCTGGGCTTTGTCGAGGCGGTCGAAGATTTGGCGGCCTTTGCAGGCGTGGATGTGCCTAGGGATTTGATTGATGGCGAGTCTGGGCTGCCTGATAAAAAAAATGTGTTGCATGTTTACGAGGTTTTGGCGGGGGTCGCCGGGTTTTATGCGGAGCAATTGCGCGGAAATCCGGAAGGTCGGCAAGCTGTAGAGTATATGAAAGCCAGGGGCATTAGTGGTGAGGTAGCGCGAGATTTTTCCCTGGGTTATGCGCCGAATAAATGGGATGCTCTGGTGGCGCGTTTCGGTCAAGCGGAGTTGATCGACGCTGGTATGCTGGTGGTCAGGGATGATGGCAAGGTTTACGACCGCTTTCGGGGGAGATTGATGTTTCCGATTCGAGATAAACGGAAGCGGGTAGTGGGGTTTGGTGGCCGAGTACTGGATGACTCTTTGCCAAAATACCTTAATTCGCCCGAGACTGCGGTTTTTTCTAAAAGTAAGGAGCTTTATGGGCTTTGTGAGCTTTTAGAAAAGAATAGTAAGCCCAGCCGGATACTGGTGGTAGAGGGCTATATGGATGTGATTGCCCTGGCTCAGTTTGGTATTTTCAATGCGGTCGCTGCTCTGGGTACTGCGACTTCGAAAGCGCAAATCGATTTATTGTTCCGATTTACCTCCGAATTGGTGTTTTGTTTCGATGGTGACAATGCCGGTAGGCAGGCGGCCTGGAAGGCTACCGATGCTGCTTTACCTTGTTTGCGTGATGGTAGGCAAATCAAAATAATGCTATTGCCGCAGGGGCAAGATCCTGATTCTCTGTTGCGCGCTGAAAATTTATCCGCGTTTATGGAACGAATTGGTAATGCGCAGGTCTTGTCTGATTACTTTTTCGAGAATATTGTCGGTCAATTGGAATTGACAACCGTTGAGGGGCGGTCTCAGTTGCTGGCGGCGGCAACACCTTTACTGGAAAAGGTCCCTGCCGGGTTTTTTAGGGAAATGATGTTTACCCGTTTGCAGGAGTTGTCGGGTTCCCGAATTGCTGTGGATGTTGTCGAAAATCAGGCTAGACTTAAGTCTAAATTTGATGTCGGCAAAAAAGGCATCTCCTCGCCAAGAATCAGTTTGGCTCGCAAGGTCTTAGGGTTGTTACTTCAACACCCGCATTTTGCAAGTTTGATTGAGCGTGAGGGAGTCGTGCTCGATGATCTGAGTTTTGCCGGGGTCGAGTTATTAAGAGAGGTTTTGCAGCGGATCGCCCTTGAAAAGCCAGAAAATAGCGCCATCTTGTTGGAGTCTTTCCGAGGAACATCCCAGGAAAAAGCTGTAAAAGCTTTAGCTAGTTTAGATCTCGATGTGCCGGTGGGCGGGGAAGAGTCCGAGTTTTGCGGTGCGTTGCAACAACTTTGCAAACAGGCCAAGGAAGCTATGCTAACCCGATTGATCGAGAAGGAGAGTCGAGAAGGCTTAATGATTGAAGAAAAAGAGGTACTGCGGAAGCTTTTAAGGGACAAGGCTTAGGTGACCGCATTAATTTTTGCCGTTATAATTTCCTGTTCTGCGGCGCTTGGTGCTGAAAACGTATTGTGAGTAAAGAATGAATCAAGAACAACAGCAATCCCAACTGAAACAACTGATAGCAAAA
This region includes:
- the tsaD gene encoding tRNA (adenosine(37)-N6)-threonylcarbamoyltransferase complex transferase subunit TsaD, whose translation is MYVLGIESSCDETAVAVYHASKGLIAHTLYSQIATHAEYGGVVPELASRDHIRKLVPLIKTLLKEAKLTAKDIEGIAYTAGPGLMGSLLVGAATAQSLAWTWQIPAIAVHHMEGHLLAPMLEDNPPAYPFVALLISGGHTLLIEVRAIGKYRLLGESLDDAAGEAFDKTAKLLGLDYPGGPKLAELARSGQNRFKFPRPMTDRPGLEFSFSGLKTFTMNALHATEQTEQDKADIAFAFQQAVAETLSIKCKRALQQTQLKTLVVAGGVSANHEIRKQLQQMAVKEGAEIRFPRPEFCTDNGAMIAYAGCQRLMAGQTQNLEIFARPRWPMEQLISL
- the rpsU gene encoding 30S ribosomal protein S21, with translation MPSVKVKENEHFDIAIRRFKRACEKAGVLAEVRRREFYEKPTTERKRKGAAAVKRHLKKLARERYALKNLRRGRPQI
- a CDS encoding GatB/YqeY domain-containing protein, with product MDALKKRITDDMKAAMKSGEKARLGVIRMILAAIKQVEVDERIELSDERIILVLDKMLKQRRESIKQFRDASRNDLAEIEEAEVLVIQDFLPQPLSDAEIDGMVADAIAEVGATSVKDMGGVMALLKPQMQGRADMANVSARIKACFIA
- the dnaG gene encoding DNA primase yields the protein MSGRIPRQFIDDLLVRVDIVDLIDSRVPLKKSGSNFMARCPFHTEKTPSFSVNRGRQIYHCFGCGAGGNAISFLMEFNHLGFVEAVEDLAAFAGVDVPRDLIDGESGLPDKKNVLHVYEVLAGVAGFYAEQLRGNPEGRQAVEYMKARGISGEVARDFSLGYAPNKWDALVARFGQAELIDAGMLVVRDDGKVYDRFRGRLMFPIRDKRKRVVGFGGRVLDDSLPKYLNSPETAVFSKSKELYGLCELLEKNSKPSRILVVEGYMDVIALAQFGIFNAVAALGTATSKAQIDLLFRFTSELVFCFDGDNAGRQAAWKATDAALPCLRDGRQIKIMLLPQGQDPDSLLRAENLSAFMERIGNAQVLSDYFFENIVGQLELTTVEGRSQLLAAATPLLEKVPAGFFREMMFTRLQELSGSRIAVDVVENQARLKSKFDVGKKGISSPRISLARKVLGLLLQHPHFASLIEREGVVLDDLSFAGVELLREVLQRIALEKPENSAILLESFRGTSQEKAVKALASLDLDVPVGGEESEFCGALQQLCKQAKEAMLTRLIEKESREGLMIEEKEVLRKLLRDKA